The nucleotide window AAAACCTTTCAAATCGTCTGTCTTGCGCCATGTTGTTACCTCTCACAAGAAGTCATCCAGACTGACATTAAAGTCGTTTGATGGTTTCTCTGTCTTCACAGGAGGCGTTGCTGGCACTTCTACACTTACTGGCTGCCCATCTATCCCAAAATACTTCAACACGACAGCAAAGCCCTCAGCATCCGTCAGGACGGCCATGTTCCCGACCTTCTTTTTCTCCGCTGCCCTTCTCATAGCCTCGAGGGATTTTGCAATTGTCTTATCCTCTGCAAGAATCTTCTCAGCAGCACCTTGGTCCCCGTCAAGATGGTGTAAAAGGAAATTGCCGACAACTTGGATGTATGGATTATTGCTGTTACTATTCATTTCACCTTGTATTTTTTCTATAGCTTTGATTTTCACCCTTAGTTCCTCCGTTCAAATGTTAATCTTTATTCACTCCACTCGACGATATCAGGTTCACCTGGATTGAATCCCGATATGAAACTCTCTACGAATTCATCCTTATTTTCTAACGGGATTTCATAAGGTGTTCCCTTCGCCTGTTCAAATCTTAATTCTGCAATTTCACGCATTCTCTCAGCAGTCATATCTACAAAGATTCTTTGCCCCTTGTCAGGACAATAGTTTGGCATGAACCTATCCGATCTAAAGTTGAAATGAACGGCATCACCATCGCAAAAAGCGCAGTTGATGATAAAAGGTGTGACGCCATCCCTTGAATTCCACAACACTTCTTCCTTCTTGCAGCTGTCGCATTTATAGGTCATTAAACAAAATGCTTCTGGATGATTTCGTTGTAATCGGTTAATCCGATCCATCTTGTTGCCTCCTTTACCATTCATTTCGTTCTCGAACGACGTTTACTTGTTCCGGTGTCAATTCCACATCAACTGAGGCTGCATGCTCTCTAAACCCCTCATAATCAAAGAATTTCAATGAGCTGAAGAACTTATAGAAATCTTCTAAATCCTTTTGTTGTGGAGGCTGGAGGTCAAGACGAATAACCAATAACGCGTCCTCCAACACATCCGTTTCGCCATTTTCATCTACGCTTGGTACTTCTAAACCATCTGACACAAACATTCCCGACCTTTCCTTTGACTCAAAAGCAATTGCCTTAATCATTTGAATTCCTCATTTCTTGGTATTTTAGCCTTTGATTTGGGCTTTACCTTCCTTCTCAATTTCTTCAGCTGATCCAGCTCGACCCATCCAAACGACTCATCCAGCGTAACTACCTTCAAAGTATGCTCATACCGATATTCGAAAAGCTTTTTCTTGATCAGAAAATCTTTCGTTTCATGCCCTTTCACATCCACAATTTCGATGCTGCCGTCCAGGTTATGAATCTCGAAATCTGCTACATAGTGAACCGCGCGAACCGTCTTGCCGTTTTTCTTGTAGGAGTCCAGGATCACAAACCGTGGCTGCATCTTGAATCCTTTAATTTGTTTTGCGTTCTTCAGCCATTTCAACTGCTCGTAGTATTTGGATTCCGCTATGCTATCAAACTTTATGCCATCCACAAAAACTTTCCGATTGCCGTATTTACTTGCTGCCATCCTTCAACTCCAACTTCATCTGGTTTTCGTCGTGATTGTCCTTTGCGTTTTCTAATTTACGAGCACATACCGGGCTGATACCGCGGGCAATGCTTTTCTGGCTTTTTAATTGTCTATCACAAACTGGACAGATCATTGATTTACCTCCTAAAAGAATCCGTTTTCCGGACTATCCGTATTTACATTCCTGAATTCAGCCATAGCAAGTTCTTGCCGAAGTTCATAGTATCCAAGGTTCTGAATGCTTGTCCCGTAACGATCATGTGTAATGCCTTTGACAAGCAGCTGAGCGATATAATCCTGTTTCAATGAATCCTGACTGAGTTTCACTTTGTCGTAAAGGATTCCCATGTTTATGCTCCCTTCTTTTCGAACTGCAATTCGGCTGCATCCAGCCTTATCTGAAAAGCATCCATTTTAGCCCGCCACTGTTCTTCTGGCATAGGGCCACATTCTGGACAATTCGTCACTAACGCCACTCCTGGAGATTCGATATGTACCACATGGGTACCGTTGCATAATTCACACATTCGGTGCACCTGCCAATCGATGGTTTAATAGTTTCCTGTCGCCTTTGATCACGACTGTGTAGTCCTTGCACATCTGATAGATTCTCGTTCCAAGGGCTTCATCCACGTCAGCCAATTCATCGACTGTGAGCTCGGAGGATATAAGAATCGGCTTATGGTTCAGGTACCGGTAATTGATGACCGCGTATGTCTGTTCAACCTGCCACACAGTCGCCCTGGGCTTTCCCTTAACAGGCTTGAACAGGTCATCGATGAACAAAACATCAACCTGCTTCATTCTCTCAAGCTTGGCTTCCAGCTTGTCGAAATCGTCCTTCAGGTCATTGAAGCCTTCGACGTATGGAAAATATAAAACTGGTACATTCATACGCTTCATCAGGTTATTCGCGATAGCTGTCAGCAAATGTGTCTTCCCTGCTCCTGGCTGTCCAAGTAAGGCTATGCTGTTGGACCTGCCGCCTTTTATGTTCTCGAAGTCCTTCAAGTACGTCATGGCACATTCCCGAATCTCGCTGATGATTCCAGGCTTACCATCGGTGATAAAGTTCTTAAACCCTAGGTTTTTGAACTCATCTGTGATTTCACTGGCCCTCATCAGCTTTTGAGCTCTTCTCCATTCAACACAGCTGCATCTGACCCAAACTTCCTGGCCGTTACGTTGCTCAATATATCCCCATCTGGTCCCTGCACTTCGGGCACTGATAGTTTTTTTCTTCCGAGCCAGCCGACTTGTCCACCTGTGATTGACTCAGATTTAGCTGGCTCTTTTTTCTGAGTTCTTCCAGGACTTCGTTTATGCTCTTTGCCATCCTCAGGTATCCTCCTCTTGGCAAGTTTTTGAGATTCCAATTTATTGTGATGCTTGTCCAAAATGTATCCCACACAGTAAGACAAGCTGTTTATTCGGTCTCTTGGGTGTTTGGGTTTATAAGTGTCAAAACGGTCTGTAAGGTATACTAAGGCGTCCTGCAAAGGCACTCCGCTTGATAGGATCTCCTTTGCTGCTATTTCATCGGACGGTGAACATGCAAATCCTGATGCTCTCAGTTGGATAAATCGGTCTATAAGAACTTTCTCTGCTTCGGCTGAGGTTTGTGATATTTCTCCAGACGGCACTGAATCACCACATAATGGGTCGGTCGTAAGCACCCCGTCACTTTCCTCAGGCATGTGCATATTAGTAGCAGAAGCAAAATCATTCTTAAGACTTTCTTTATCATTCTTGTTTATATCCACGAGGTGTTCCCTGTCTGTTACCTCACTGTTACCCTCCTGACTGTTTTGTTGGTATAAATCCCAATTTAACAAGGTTATCAGTGTGTATTGTCTGTTACCCTTACCGCGGTCAATCTTGATCATTGACTGTTTCTCCATCCATTTCAGAATAGTGTCCATGGTCTTAGGGTTAGGCTCTTTCCATTTCACCCCCTCGTACCACCCAATTCTTTTGGCTATCTCACGAACAGAGGTCAGATGCTGTCCTGCCTTTATCGTCAGGAAAGTTCCATCCCTCATCGGAATCGTATTGTCTTGATGATTCACGATGTATTTGAGATATTGCCATGTTCGATGATAAAGGGGGGGCATCATCCAAATCGCGCTGTCTAATTCTTTTCTATGGTCCTTGATGTACCCCTGCAAGGGAACACCTCCCTTACTTCCTCTCACAAACTGCAAATCTATCTTTAACCTTCTTCACCGTATAATCCGGATATCGCAGCATATACTCTAGTACAAGCCTTTTCAGGTGTTCCTTATCCTTAGCCTCCTCCCAGATCCAAGCTGGAAGGAGAACATTTGTATGGTTGCCGCTAATCATTCGAAGTCAATTTCCATTGAATCTTGCGCTGACATTTTTTCTTTATTGTTCTGTTTCTTGTCCGGCTTCTTATCAATGATTTCTCCTTCGACTGTTTCTGCTTGTCCATCTTCATCGGGAGAAATATCGATAATATCCGGGCTAGGAGTTTCCGGTTCTGGTTCATCCACATCGTTTGTGATGTCCTTAAGCTCTCTTTCCGTGTTCTCGTCCTCAGTAACGTCCTTTTGCATCTCGACTGAAAGAATGCCCCATTTGCTTAACATGTTCCTTAAGACAGTCTTTTTAGCCATTGCATCCCAGTCTTTTTTCCATCCGAAATCCGACTTACTGAACTTGTTTTTATGCTTTGTAATTTCATCCCTGGTCCAGTAAACACTCTTCTCAAACCCATTGAT belongs to Mesobacillus subterraneus and includes:
- a CDS encoding DUF1064 domain-containing protein, with protein sequence MAASKYGNRKVFVDGIKFDSIAESKYYEQLKWLKNAKQIKGFKMQPRFVILDSYKKNGKTVRAVHYVADFEIHNLDGSIEIVDVKGHETKDFLIKKKLFEYRYEHTLKVVTLDESFGWVELDQLKKLRRKVKPKSKAKIPRNEEFK
- a CDS encoding DUF6011 domain-containing protein; the protein is MICPVCDRQLKSQKSIARGISPVCARKLENAKDNHDENQMKLELKDGSK